From the Papaver somniferum cultivar HN1 chromosome 2, ASM357369v1, whole genome shotgun sequence genome, the window TGAGACTTTTAAGAAGATTATTCCTGTCATAACATATGAAGATCTTCAACCTGATATTAATCGTATTGCTAATGGTGATACTTCTCCTATTCTCTGCGGACAACCCATTTCTGAATTCTTGACTAGGTGAGTCAACTCACTAAATTTCTTTAATGGGGTTATTAATCTAACTACTACTTACCTGTAATGGGTTTTTAATTATATCTATCTTGATTCTCTTATTTCCTAGAAACTCATTCTTAGTTGTTGTGACTAGGTGATGTTTAAACTGGTGACCCAGTGCCGATTTCATAAAAATTAGCTACTACTTTGTTTTCTTAATTTGTGTTAGTATTGAGATAATTGTAGTACTAAatagttttttgttgttgtttgaatttgTAGTTCTGGGACTTCAGcaggagaaagaaaaataatgccaacaattgaagaagaattaAACAGAAGATCTCTACTTTACAGTCTCTTAATGCCAGTGATGAATGAATATGTTCCTGGTCTTGATAAAGGCAAAGGAATGTATTTTCTGTTCATCAAGTCTGAAGCTAAAACACTAAGTGGATTGGTTGCTAGACCAGTCCTAACCAGTTACTACAAGAGCTCACATTTCAAAAACAGACCTTATGATCCATACACCAATTACACCAGCCCAAATGAAACCATTCTCTGTCCAGATTCTTACCAAAGCATGTATTCCCAATTACTCTGTGGTCTTTACCAAAACAAAGAAGTTCTTCGAGTTGGTGCTGTTTTCGCTTCCGGGTTCATCCGAGCAATTCGATTCCTTGAAAAACATTGGACTTCTCTCTGTAATGATATCCGAAACGGAACCATTGATTCCCAAATTACTGATCCATCTGTGAGAGAAGCTGTTCTCGCAATACTCAAACCAAACTCAAAACTAGCCGATTTTATTCAGGAGGAATGCAGCAAGGATTCATGGAAAGGGATCATAACTCGGTTATGGCCTAATACCAAGTATATTGATGTTATAGTTACTGGAACCATGTCTCAGTATATTCCAACTCTGAATTACTATAGCAACGGCCTTCCCTTGGTTTGTACCATGTATGCATCTTCCGAGTGCTACTTCGGTTTGAACCTTCAACCTCTTTGTGATCCTAGTGAAGTTTCTTATACACTCATTCCTACCATGGCCTACTTCGAGTTTTTGCCTGCTCATAGAAACAATGGAGTTAGCACTAAACCAAAATCTCTCACTGAAAAGGAGCGCAAAGAATTGGTTGACCTTGTTGATGTCAAACTCGGTCAAGAATATGAGCTTATTGTCACCACCTATGCCGGTAAGAACATCATCTCCATAGTTAATTTCTTTCCATTATTACTCATATTCCtcgaaatgttttttttttgttttgttttctaaatGTCAATGACAGAGAAAAATTTTGATGGGGACAAAATCCGAAGGGGGTATGGGGACCAATAAGAAGTGAGCATTTATCCTTACTTTTATGGATAGTTTCTAAGAAATTTAAGTCCTCATTTGCTCCTCCGAAATTACCCTTTCTTAAGATATCGTAAATCTTATTAGTTTTATGACGTATCTTTTCTCCTAAATTAATGGTAGCTTTAAACACCAAGACCGCTAAAAAGGAAAATCTTAATTATTTTTCGGGTCCAGATTCTCTGTGACCAAATTCCCCCTGTCCTTTGTCTCCTCCAGTAACAATGCACCACCTGGAATCAAACTCCAATTTATTTTAGATATATAATTCGGTTTCTAATTTAATTAATTCACAGATTTAAACGGCGAAAAAATAGGAAATATATAATTTCCGTATCCTCCTTCTGCATAAAATGTTCTTTAAATTATCAATTAGGTGCTTTCGATTTGGAGCATTGTATATGGAAGATTGTACAGGAAACACTTTAAAGATCTAatcaaaaatctgaatttggaACTTCAATGGTTTTTTTAGTTCATCTTCCCTAAACTCCTTCTGTTTTCCGTTTTGTTTATTGCTTATCCGAAGTATCTTTTTCCTTTGGCATGATAAAAGAAAATGTAAAACAGAGTTTCCATGAAACACTGTAAAGATCAAACACTTCAACACACTTCAACTAGCTACATCCATAACTTAAAAAAATCTCTTGCATATACCCACCTTAAATCTGTAAATTAATTAAATCTGATTGGCTTGATTCACCTAGTTACAATCCATGTACAAGCATAAAGATCAAAGAACATTTGATTGGCTTTTGTtacaacggaaaatgggtcatttgtccaaaaaaatttaaaacatggttcaaatggacgagtaaaaattagtatgggtgaaatggacacaaaaaaaaatagcaaggatgaaactgggttcatcgcggcttaaacttaaaaaatagcaaggatgaaaccggatgcatcctgatataaattaaaaataagaaaaaatatttgaaaatgggtaggatgaaactggttacatcctggctatttttatatttttgtctatttgaacagtatcttttaaatttttgtgcatttaaacagtatcaaaatgtacaagtctttttcacccaggaattgttgattttggtctttttaaccaattttgtgttgttaCAAATACAATGCATCACATTCACATATTATAAATCCAAACTAATCAATTGGCATTACGATGAATCACCAGTATAGTGTGAGTTAAGACGAGGAAGTGTGATTATCAAAAATAGATGATGAAAGTATGAAACAGTGTACACGGAAGGAGTTTCTATAAATTATCAAACTTCAAtgatttggaaataaaattaaaattaggaacGAGTTATTTATCTAAAAATGATTCCACATGGTGCATTTTTACTGGAGGGGACAGAGGACAGGGGGAAATTGGTCACAGACGATCTGAACCCTTATTTTTCATAACTTATAGGAAATTATATTAGATGCTAGTATAAGCCATAGTCCTACAGGAAAAAGCCATAGTCCTGCAAgaaaaatttgtttccacttgCACAGATGCGGACTGTATCACATTGATGGAGAAAATCATTGTTCGGAAGTATATAAGACCTTGCAGTTATCTCAACAACGCATAATGTGGGGTGGACAGTGGTGAAACCTGTATGCTAACAGCTCAACAGACTTAACAAACTTGCAGTAAAATTAAAGTGTTGTTAAATCTTAGA encodes:
- the LOC113348647 gene encoding indole-3-acetic acid-amido synthetase GH3.6-like, which translates into the protein MPEAPANDTASEYVVVDKSKIALEFIENVTTNADEVQKKVLGEILSRSSHVEYLQRYDLKGRVDRETFKKIIPVITYEDLQPDINRIANGDTSPILCGQPISEFLTSSGTSAGERKIMPTIEEELNRRSLLYSLLMPVMNEYVPGLDKGKGMYFLFIKSEAKTLSGLVARPVLTSYYKSSHFKNRPYDPYTNYTSPNETILCPDSYQSMYSQLLCGLYQNKEVLRVGAVFASGFIRAIRFLEKHWTSLCNDIRNGTIDSQITDPSVREAVLAILKPNSKLADFIQEECSKDSWKGIITRLWPNTKYIDVIVTGTMSQYIPTLNYYSNGLPLVCTMYASSECYFGLNLQPLCDPSEVSYTLIPTMAYFEFLPAHRNNGVSTKPKSLTEKERKELVDLVDVKLGQEYELIVTTYAGLYRYRVGDVLRVTGFKNKAPQFSFVCRKNVVLSIDSDKTDEVELQNAVINAVNHLVPFDSSLVEYTSYADTSTIPGHYVLYWELRHDGTTPIPPSVFEDCCLTMEESLNSVYRQGRVSDKSIGPLEIKIVESGTFDKLMDYAISRGASINQYKTPRCVKFQPIVELMNSRVVESYFSPKCPKWIVGLQQWRNQN